One region of Bacterioplanoides sp. SCSIO 12839 genomic DNA includes:
- a CDS encoding methyl-accepting chemotaxis protein, whose amino-acid sequence MLKALMWPAIKFMGRLNYAAKFGLISFLFTLPLVFLSGQVFLSAFETVKKTEAELAGINAIDDLLQLVHKVEYYRDYAASLPFFDNPELLQRMNQHHLEMDAYIKNLINNAPTEELQNNLNSWNQEFAKRLSVDGENRQNGFAEQRQHYQAALDKLRSLIRQYSQTSGLSLDADPSVQALVSVLLSDMPKVFDAAGSARSLGVYGSLEQYLKSNTFDVLNSAYDELIAAESVMGVVLAAANESGVASLGDTTQTAIQSLEAIRFKLDDELISALEVTMTWQDFSTFVDEEWKKLQAIEQQVMPLIKTKLQQRLETQQNKVRNFVIVIAVVLSVIAYLYIAFFMSIRYTIKRFSKTAGDIANGDLTREIKFQGQDEMGHLRDAFNSMVANIRTTLAAVKESATSVTDNVNEVEGIANRSRQAVQAQLEQTHQVSEVLSSMVDRAVVVTQLAEAAEVAAKTGQQKSDQAGQVVSNVMGEVQRLSGEMENSMEAVNRLAENSSSISSILETIKGIAEQTNLLALNAAIEAARAGEQGRGFAVVADEVRTLASRTQGSAQEIEELIGDVQQNIVSAVDTMKVNRDMVEKTVANSEQVGTTLTEIQASMGDIQSKTNDIVVSAGEQKNNATALETNLDSIRLSGEETSHNAEGTVEAVRKTQAITDSLAQRVDQFKVH is encoded by the coding sequence ATGCTTAAAGCACTTATGTGGCCAGCTATTAAATTTATGGGGCGTTTAAACTACGCTGCAAAATTTGGCCTGATCAGCTTTCTGTTTACGTTGCCGTTGGTCTTTCTCAGCGGTCAGGTTTTTTTGTCTGCTTTTGAAACCGTGAAAAAAACGGAAGCTGAGCTGGCGGGTATTAATGCTATTGATGACCTGTTGCAGCTGGTGCACAAGGTAGAGTATTACCGTGACTATGCTGCTTCTCTGCCTTTCTTCGACAACCCTGAACTACTGCAACGAATGAATCAGCACCATCTGGAGATGGATGCGTATATTAAAAACCTGATTAACAATGCTCCGACTGAAGAGCTGCAAAATAATCTGAATTCTTGGAATCAGGAGTTTGCTAAGCGTCTGAGTGTGGATGGTGAAAACAGACAAAATGGTTTTGCAGAACAACGCCAACACTATCAGGCTGCTCTGGATAAGTTACGTTCGTTGATTCGCCAATACAGCCAAACCAGTGGCTTATCACTGGATGCTGACCCATCGGTACAGGCATTGGTCTCCGTCTTATTATCGGATATGCCAAAAGTATTTGATGCGGCTGGTAGTGCTCGTTCTTTGGGTGTGTATGGTTCTTTAGAGCAATACCTGAAATCTAATACATTTGATGTGCTGAACTCCGCTTACGATGAACTGATTGCAGCGGAATCTGTGATGGGTGTTGTGTTGGCCGCGGCAAATGAATCGGGTGTGGCCTCGTTAGGTGACACGACACAAACAGCCATTCAGTCTCTCGAAGCCATTCGTTTTAAACTGGATGATGAATTGATTTCGGCATTAGAAGTGACAATGACCTGGCAGGATTTCTCGACCTTTGTTGACGAGGAATGGAAAAAGCTGCAAGCAATTGAACAGCAGGTGATGCCACTTATCAAAACCAAATTACAGCAACGACTTGAAACTCAGCAAAATAAAGTTCGTAACTTTGTTATTGTCATCGCGGTGGTATTGTCCGTCATTGCGTATTTATATATCGCCTTTTTTATGTCCATTCGTTACACCATTAAGCGTTTTTCAAAAACCGCAGGAGATATTGCCAATGGTGATCTGACCCGGGAAATTAAGTTTCAGGGGCAGGATGAGATGGGGCACTTACGCGATGCATTCAACAGCATGGTTGCAAATATCCGTACGACGTTAGCGGCAGTTAAAGAATCAGCAACTTCGGTAACCGATAATGTTAATGAAGTCGAAGGTATTGCCAACCGCAGTCGTCAGGCTGTGCAGGCACAGCTGGAACAAACGCATCAGGTTTCCGAAGTATTGAGTTCTATGGTCGATCGCGCGGTGGTGGTTACTCAATTGGCTGAAGCAGCCGAAGTTGCGGCTAAGACGGGCCAACAGAAGTCAGACCAGGCCGGTCAGGTGGTGAGCAATGTAATGGGCGAAGTTCAGCGCTTGTCAGGCGAAATGGAAAACTCGATGGAAGCGGTGAATCGATTAGCCGAAAATTCCAGTAGTATTTCCAGTATTCTTGAAACCATTAAAGGCATTGCTGAACAAACCAACTTGTTAGCATTGAATGCTGCTATTGAAGCGGCGCGAGCGGGCGAACAAGGCCGTGGCTTTGCGGTGGTTGCCGATGAGGTTCGTACCTTAGCCAGCCGTACTCAGGGTTCAGCTCAGGAAATTGAAGAGCTGATTGGTGATGTTCAGCAAAACATCGTCAGTGCGGTTGATACCATGAAAGTAAACCGCGATATGGTTGAAAAAACCGTCGCGAACTCGGAGCAGGTTGGTACAACACTCACCGAGATCCAAGCCAGTATGGGCGATATTCAGAGCAAAACGAACGATATTGTTGTGAGTGCCGGTGAGCAAAAAAATAACGCCACTGCATTAGAGACTAATCTGGATTCTATTCGTTTAAGCGGCGAAGAAACTTCCCACAATGCCGAAGGCACTGTGGAGGCCGTTCGTAAAACACAAGCCATTACCGATTCACTGGCCCAGCGGGTGGATCAGTTTAAAGTGCATTAA
- a CDS encoding dihydrolipoyllysine-residue acetyltransferase, translating into MTNEYKIPDLGGAADVEVIEVSVSVGDMVEAEQTLLVLETDKASMEIPAETSGTVEALSIQVGDKVNEGDVFITIASSAGSQSEAVSTEPVASELVEAEAVKTETTHTKSREQAIAVPDLGGSEGVEVIELAVAVGDVIDAEQTILVLESDKATMEIPAGEAGTVVSLAVSVGDKVSQGDAMLTLMADSSVSVSDSKVVDKPPVDNSAVQTTKTLTTTTATAEPVAANNAEPESHSSGEIHAGPAVRKLAREFGVDLSQVSATGRRGRITKDDVQLFVKQRLNSSATAVGSGMSGAGIPAVPEVDFAKFGPVTSEPLNNIKRATAKAMTTAWLNVPQVTQFDQADITDLETYRKQQNQLYQHQGIRFSIVPFVLKAIAKVMREFPQFGASLSADGESLIIKDYVHIGVAVDTPKGLLVPVIRDVDRLSVTEITQQLNEKAQSAREGKLTLSDMQGGCFSLSSLGGIGGTAFTPIVNPPEVAILGLSKSETKPVWNGQEFVPRLMLPLSLSYDHRVIDGAEAARFSQRLVACLQDLRNVLM; encoded by the coding sequence ATGACAAATGAGTACAAAATTCCGGATTTAGGTGGTGCTGCGGATGTTGAAGTGATCGAAGTGTCCGTCAGTGTCGGAGATATGGTCGAAGCGGAACAAACTTTACTGGTGCTGGAAACTGATAAAGCCAGTATGGAAATTCCGGCAGAAACCTCCGGTACGGTCGAAGCTTTATCGATTCAGGTGGGTGATAAGGTCAACGAAGGGGATGTATTTATTACTATTGCGTCCTCTGCTGGCAGTCAGTCTGAAGCAGTTAGCACTGAGCCTGTTGCAAGTGAGTTGGTCGAAGCTGAGGCAGTTAAAACTGAAACTACTCATACTAAAAGCCGTGAACAAGCCATTGCTGTTCCGGATTTGGGTGGCAGCGAAGGTGTTGAGGTTATTGAACTGGCAGTCGCGGTTGGTGATGTGATCGACGCTGAGCAAACCATTCTGGTATTGGAAAGCGACAAAGCCACCATGGAAATTCCGGCAGGCGAAGCGGGCACGGTTGTGTCACTGGCCGTTTCGGTGGGTGATAAAGTCAGCCAGGGCGATGCCATGCTGACATTAATGGCTGACTCCTCTGTATCCGTTTCTGATTCTAAAGTCGTTGATAAGCCCCCGGTGGATAACAGCGCGGTACAAACCACAAAGACACTCACCACAACGACTGCAACCGCCGAGCCTGTGGCAGCCAACAATGCTGAGCCAGAAAGTCATTCCAGTGGCGAAATTCACGCCGGGCCAGCGGTGCGCAAATTAGCGCGGGAGTTTGGTGTTGATTTATCTCAGGTCAGCGCGACGGGTCGCCGTGGCCGTATTACCAAAGACGATGTTCAGTTGTTTGTGAAGCAACGCCTGAATTCCTCAGCGACGGCTGTTGGCTCAGGTATGAGTGGGGCTGGTATTCCAGCTGTACCGGAAGTGGATTTTGCCAAATTTGGCCCGGTTACTTCAGAGCCGCTGAACAACATCAAGCGGGCAACAGCGAAGGCAATGACTACCGCCTGGCTGAATGTCCCTCAGGTTACTCAGTTTGATCAGGCCGATATCACCGATCTGGAAACCTATCGTAAACAGCAAAACCAGCTGTATCAGCATCAGGGTATACGCTTCTCGATTGTACCGTTTGTGCTGAAAGCGATTGCAAAAGTGATGCGCGAATTCCCACAATTTGGCGCCTCGTTAAGTGCTGATGGTGAATCGTTGATTATCAAAGATTATGTGCATATCGGCGTTGCCGTTGATACGCCCAAAGGCTTACTGGTGCCTGTGATTCGCGATGTGGATCGGCTTTCTGTTACAGAAATCACACAACAACTTAATGAAAAAGCGCAATCAGCGCGCGAAGGTAAGCTAACCTTAAGTGATATGCAGGGCGGATGTTTCAGTCTGTCGAGTTTAGGTGGCATTGGTGGTACGGCGTTTACCCCCATTGTGAACCCTCCGGAAGTAGCCATTCTCGGGCTGTCTAAATCAGAGACAAAACCGGTTTGGAATGGTCAGGAGTTTGTTCCCAGATTAATGCTGCCATTGTCGTTATCGTATGACCATCGGGTCATTGATGGCGCAGAAGCGGCCAGATTCAGTCAAAGACTAGTGGCTTGCCTGCAGGATTTAAGAAACGTGTTGATGTAA
- the aceE gene encoding pyruvate dehydrogenase (acetyl-transferring), homodimeric type — MDGNQDNAPYTDIDPLETKEWQDAIHSVIRAEGVERAHFLIERIAERATKDGMPLPYALNTPYRNTISPENEAPMPGDLFMERRIRSLVRWNALAMVLRANKDGAGDLGGHISSFASSATLYDVGFNHFFRGPNADREECPHGDLLYYQGHVAPGIYARSYLEGRFQESDLERFRQEALGPGLSSYPHPKLMPDYWQFPTVSMGLGPLQAIYQAHFMRYLSARGLVPRKDRKVWAFLGDGECDEPETLGAIGLAGREKLENLIFVINCNLQRLDGPVRGNGKIIQELESQFRGAGWNVIKVVWGRFWDPLLAKDRKGLLQKRMDETVDGEFQNYKAKGGQYTREHFFEKYPELKEIIKDLSDDDIYKLNRGGHDPYKVFAAYQAAMNHKGQPTVILAHTVKGYGMGAEAEGQNQAHQVKKLDIESIRAFRDRFDIPVRDEDLEHLPFYRPPTDSPELQYMRKQREKLGGFLPHRNEQWTALTAPDLSFFKAQTDGTGEREISTTMAFVRIMSQLIKDKTMGDRVVPIVPDEARTFGMEGMFRQLGIYSSEGQLYEPVDQGQVMYYREDKKGRILEEGINEAGAFSAWMAAGSSYSTNGMAMIPFYIYYSMFGFQRVGDLAWAAGDMQCQGFLIGATSGRTTLNGEGLQHQDGHSHILASTIPNCVSYDPTYAYELAVIIQDGLKRMYEKKEKVFYYITSLNENYAHPAMPEGVEEGIRRGIYRLKASGGTGKNIQLLGCGSILRQVETAAAWLAEKGVNADVWSVTSFNELRRDGLACERAEFLSAGEQAPQAYVTKQLADSSGPILATTDHMKSYAEQIRPFIPAGRSYRCLGTDGFGRSDSRENLRRFFEVDWQHVVWAAGFELVKSGDLTAAELEAWRSELHIDASKPDPLYS, encoded by the coding sequence ATGGACGGGAATCAGGATAACGCACCTTACACCGATATTGATCCTCTTGAGACCAAAGAATGGCAAGATGCTATTCATTCGGTGATCCGCGCAGAAGGTGTGGAACGCGCGCACTTTTTGATTGAACGCATTGCCGAGCGTGCAACAAAAGATGGCATGCCGTTGCCATACGCTTTGAATACCCCTTATCGCAATACCATCTCGCCAGAAAATGAAGCGCCGATGCCTGGTGATTTATTTATGGAGCGCCGTATTCGCTCATTGGTGCGCTGGAATGCGTTGGCGATGGTGTTACGCGCCAATAAAGATGGGGCCGGTGATCTAGGTGGTCATATTTCCAGTTTTGCCTCCAGTGCAACCTTATACGATGTGGGCTTTAACCATTTTTTCCGCGGCCCGAATGCCGACCGTGAAGAATGCCCGCACGGGGATTTATTGTATTACCAGGGTCATGTTGCTCCGGGTATTTACGCCCGTTCGTATTTGGAAGGACGTTTTCAGGAATCGGATCTTGAGCGTTTTCGCCAGGAAGCACTGGGGCCAGGATTATCCTCTTATCCCCACCCCAAACTGATGCCGGATTATTGGCAATTTCCAACGGTATCGATGGGGTTAGGGCCATTGCAGGCGATTTATCAGGCGCACTTTATGCGCTATTTGTCGGCCCGTGGTTTAGTGCCGCGTAAAGATCGTAAAGTTTGGGCTTTCTTGGGTGATGGTGAATGTGACGAGCCGGAGACACTGGGTGCTATTGGTCTTGCAGGTCGGGAAAAACTGGAAAATTTAATTTTTGTGATTAACTGCAACCTGCAGCGGCTGGATGGCCCGGTGCGTGGTAATGGCAAAATTATTCAGGAATTAGAAAGTCAGTTCCGTGGTGCAGGCTGGAATGTGATTAAAGTCGTCTGGGGACGTTTCTGGGATCCTCTGCTGGCTAAAGATCGTAAAGGGTTGCTGCAAAAACGCATGGACGAAACCGTGGATGGTGAGTTCCAGAACTACAAAGCCAAAGGCGGGCAATACACCCGTGAGCACTTCTTTGAGAAATATCCGGAATTAAAAGAAATTATTAAAGATTTATCCGACGACGACATTTATAAATTAAATCGTGGCGGACACGATCCGTATAAAGTGTTTGCTGCTTATCAGGCGGCCATGAACCACAAAGGTCAGCCAACGGTGATTCTGGCACATACGGTGAAAGGTTATGGCATGGGTGCTGAAGCCGAAGGCCAGAATCAGGCCCACCAGGTGAAAAAACTCGATATCGAAAGTATTCGTGCCTTCCGTGATCGGTTCGATATTCCGGTACGGGATGAAGATTTAGAGCATTTACCGTTTTATCGTCCACCGACTGATAGCCCGGAATTACAGTACATGCGCAAACAACGGGAAAAACTGGGCGGCTTTTTACCGCATCGTAATGAACAGTGGACGGCATTAACCGCTCCTGATTTATCCTTTTTTAAAGCACAAACCGATGGTACCGGTGAGCGTGAAATTTCCACCACCATGGCCTTTGTGCGCATTATGTCGCAGCTGATTAAAGACAAAACCATGGGTGATCGGGTGGTGCCGATTGTGCCGGACGAAGCGCGTACCTTTGGTATGGAAGGCATGTTCCGCCAGTTGGGTATTTATTCGTCAGAAGGCCAACTGTACGAGCCGGTTGATCAGGGTCAGGTGATGTATTACCGCGAGGATAAAAAAGGCCGTATTCTCGAAGAAGGCATTAACGAAGCCGGTGCGTTTTCCGCCTGGATGGCGGCAGGCAGCTCCTACAGCACCAACGGCATGGCCATGATTCCGTTTTATATTTATTACTCCATGTTTGGCTTCCAGCGGGTCGGTGATCTGGCTTGGGCAGCGGGTGATATGCAGTGTCAGGGCTTCTTAATTGGCGCCACCTCAGGTCGTACTACCTTAAATGGCGAAGGCTTGCAGCATCAGGATGGGCACTCGCATATTCTGGCTTCCACCATTCCGAACTGCGTGTCCTACGATCCGACTTATGCTTATGAACTGGCGGTGATTATTCAGGACGGTTTAAAACGTATGTACGAGAAGAAAGAAAAAGTCTTCTACTACATCACCAGCCTTAACGAAAACTACGCTCATCCAGCCATGCCGGAAGGTGTGGAAGAAGGCATTCGTCGTGGTATTTATCGCCTGAAAGCCAGTGGTGGAACCGGGAAAAATATTCAGTTATTAGGCTGTGGTTCGATTTTACGTCAGGTGGAAACCGCAGCAGCTTGGTTGGCTGAAAAAGGCGTGAATGCTGATGTCTGGAGCGTGACCTCCTTTAATGAATTGCGCCGCGACGGTTTAGCGTGTGAACGAGCTGAGTTTTTATCCGCCGGTGAGCAGGCGCCACAAGCCTATGTCACGAAACAATTGGCAGACTCGTCTGGTCCGATTCTGGCGACCACCGATCATATGAAATCGTATGCGGAGCAGATTCGTCCGTTTATTCCTGCCGGGCGCAGTTACCGCTGTTTGGGTACTGATGGTTTTGGCCGCAGTGATTCCCGTGAAAATCTGCGCCGCTTCTTCGAAGTGGATTGGCAACACGTTGTCTGGGCGGCTGGTTTTGAATTGGTGAAGTCTGGTGATTTAACTGCCGCGGAGCTGGAAGCCTGGCGCAGCGAGTTACATATTGATGCCAGTAAACCTGATCCACTGTATTCATAA